The Candidatus Woesearchaeota archaeon region TCAATACCGGCTGGCAGTATATCAGAAACCTTTATAAACAAATATCTTTCCTCCAGTTATATCCCCGCTTAGCTCAACGGTAGAGCGCACGGCTGTAGATGCGTGCAGACAACGGCGAATGCCAGTGGATGAAGACACGTCAGCCGTTCCCGTGAGGTTGCTGGTTCAAATCCGGCAGCGGGGATTTTTTATTTTTTTCTTGGGTCTGTGACAAGGGGGTTGAAGGTACTGCGACACGCCGCCAGTTCGGTGGGCTGAACGTAGTGAAGCCCACCCAGCTTATTTTTGGTCAAGCTTTTTGCGAAGCAAAAAGATTGTGCAGGTTCAAATCCGGCAGCGGGGATTTTTTTATTTTAGTTGAAACAAAGCCGCAAGATATTTAAATGAGTAACCGTTACGGTAAACTATGGAAACAGCACTCGAGCACATGCACGAAGATGTAGAGGAGATAAAGAGAGATATGGCTGTTATTAAACATATTTTGTTACAAGAAGGGACGTTAAACAATACAACAAAAAAAATGCTCGCAGAAGCACGCGCCACACCTGATACTGAATACATTTCTCACGAAGAATTAAAAAAGCGGATACGAGTATGAGTTGGGAAATTAGTTGGCACCCAAAAGCAGGAAAATATGTTGAAAAACTTCCGCATAGTATTGCCAAACGAATTCTTGATAAGTTTGATGAAGTAGCACAAGAGCCGTTTCGGTATCTTGAACATTTTGAAGGAGAGGGATACAAATTGAGGATTGGTGAATACCGAGCGCTTATCGATGTTGATTTTGAAAAGAAAATTCTTAAGGTAAGAATATTTGATTTGCGTGAACGAATTTATTGATGCAGATGGTGGAGTAAATTGCCTGACAGGTGAAACGAAAAGAGAAACTTTAAATAAACAGAAAGGAAACAAGATTAAATGACTGAGCACTTATTTCCGGCATGTATACGGTATCCTGCGTATTTTATCGCAGGAATTGGTTCTGGAATTGTCCCAATCGCGATTGCAGCAGCAATTGCTACCGGCGCTCATCCAAGACAGCCAATAGACCCGCAGCCAACTCCTTCTGCACTCGAACTCAAACTGGAAAATGTACCGTGCAGTCCTACACCCGATATGGTTTATGATCAGAATCGCCAACAATGCTATGTAAAAATTAGTGAGAAACCGGTTGTTGACTATTGCACGCCTGAATCAAGATAAATCTTTATATATTACTTCTTGGTCATCAAGCGCATGTCCCTCAAAAAAGGCGATTTTGTCGAAGTTGAATACACCGGCCGTCTCGATACCGGCGTTGTGTTTGACACGACGAATGAAGCAGAAGCACAGAAGGCAGATATCCACAGAAATAGAATGATGTACGGCCCGGTTGCAATTTGCATTGGCCACAGCCAGATTATCAAGGGATTGGATGAAGCACTCGCAGGAAAAGAACTCGGCACCCACACAATACCGGTGCCCGCAGAAAAAGCGTTCGGCAAAAAGGATGCCAAGCTTGTGCATATGGTTCCCATTTCTAAATTCAGACAACAAAATGTCCAGCCAATACCCGGCCTGCAGTTAAATATTGACGGTGCCATCGCAACTATCAAAAATGTGTCCGGCGGCCGCGTCTTAGTAGATTTCAATCATCCGCTCTCCGGCCACGACGTAACGTACGTTGTCAAAATAAACAAAAAAATCGAAACGCCCGTGGAAAAAGTCAAGGCATTAGTTGAACTGCATTTTAACCGCAGGGACATTGGCGTAGCGGTTACGGGTGACCGGGCAGAGCTCAGTTTCCCGACGAAGATTCCACTGGAGATTGCAAAAAAGCTTGAAGAAAGCTTGAGCAAGGAAGTAACAAAACTGGTAGCGGAAATAAAAAATATCGCGGTTGTTTCTCGTGAAAAAAGAAGAAAAAACAAGCGGTAAAAAGCAGTAAAACAGCTATATTCTTTCATAATAAACTTTATATAGCAGAGCCCCATCCGTCGATTTAG contains the following coding sequences:
- a CDS encoding type II toxin-antitoxin system RelE/ParE family toxin encodes the protein MSWEISWHPKAGKYVEKLPHSIAKRILDKFDEVAQEPFRYLEHFEGEGYKLRIGEYRALIDVDFEKKILKVRIFDLRERIY
- a CDS encoding peptidylprolyl isomerase is translated as MSLKKGDFVEVEYTGRLDTGVVFDTTNEAEAQKADIHRNRMMYGPVAICIGHSQIIKGLDEALAGKELGTHTIPVPAEKAFGKKDAKLVHMVPISKFRQQNVQPIPGLQLNIDGAIATIKNVSGGRVLVDFNHPLSGHDVTYVVKINKKIETPVEKVKALVELHFNRRDIGVAVTGDRAELSFPTKIPLEIAKKLEESLSKEVTKLVAEIKNIAVVSREKRRKNKR